The following coding sequences are from one Carassius auratus strain Wakin chromosome 15, ASM336829v1, whole genome shotgun sequence window:
- the klc3 gene encoding kinesin light chain 3, producing the protein MLSGEEILCSTQQVIAGLEALRGENRTLLDSLQETLQGQTPSESTSLEQEKTNIILESLERIELGLGEAQVMMALSAHLGSLEAEKQKLRAQVRRLCQENQWLRDELARAQQQLQEREQEVVTLEEQNRHLQFMSSIRKYDHEESPMEDKDSASGKGSLDDLFPSEEEEQSHMSQPHSSAAAAAQQGGYEIPARLRTLHNLVIQYASQGRYEVAVPLCKQALEDLEKSSGHSHPDVATMLNILALVYRDQNKYKEAANLLNDALAIREKTLGMDHPAVAATLNNLAVLYGKRGKYKEAEPLCKRALEIREKVLGTDHPDVAKQLNNLALLCQNQGKYQEVEQYYERALHIYQSQLGPDDANVAKTKNNLASCYLKQGKYRQAEALYKEILTRAHEMEFGSVEGDGRPVWIHAEEGSSRQDGLGSLKRSGSFTKLRESIRRSSEKLVRKLKGVGTQETAPRAAGMKRANSLNVLNVGLKESQEAAMNPNRLTDARGLSSSTQSLARRASLSGDS; encoded by the exons ATGTTGTCAGGGGAGGAAATCTTATGCAGCACCCAGCAGGTGATTGCAGGGCTGGAGGCTCTGCGTGGAGAGAACCGCACGCTGCTGGACAGCCTGCAGGAAACACTTCAGGGCCAGACGCCCAGCGAGAGCACTAGCCTGGAGCAGGAGAAGACCAACATCATTTTAGAGTCTCTTGAGAGGATTGAACTGGGCCTAGGAGAGGCGCAA GTGATGATGGCGCTGTCAGCACACCTGGGCTCTTTGGAAGCAGAAAAGCAGAAGTTGCGTGCTCAGGTGCGGAGGTTGTGCCAGGAGAACCAGTGGCTGAGGGACGAGCTGGCCCGGGCCCAGCAACAGCTACAGGAGCGGGAACAGGAAGTGGTTACTTTAGAGGAGCAGAACAGACATCTGCAGTTCATGAGCAGCATCCGCAAGTACGATCATGAAGAGTCGCCTATG GAGGATAAAGATTCTGCTTCAGGGAAGGGGTCCCTTGATGATCTCTTTCCTTCTGAAGAAGAGGAGCAATCACACA TGTCTCAGCCACACAGTAGTGCTGCCGCTGCTGCCCAGCAGGGAGGATATGAGATCCCTGCCCGACTCCGAACTCTCCACAACCTGGTGATCCAGTACGCCTCTCAGGGCCGCTATGAGGTGGCCGTGCCGCTCTGCAAGCAAGCTCTGGAGGACCTGGAGAAATCCTCAGGCCACAGCCATCCGGATGTTGCTACCATGCTCAATATCCTGGCTTTAGTGTACAG GGATCAAAACAAATACAAGGAAGCGGCCAATCTCCTGAATGATGCGTTGGCTATCCGTGAGAAGACACTAGGCATGGACCATCCAGCG GTGGCAGCTACTCTAAATAATCTGGCTGTGTTGTATGGAAAAAGAGGGAAGTATAAAGAGGCAGAGCCGCTGTGTAAAAGAGCTCTGGAGATCAGAGAAAAG GTGCTTGGGACTGATCACCCTGATGTAGCTAAGCAGCTGAATAACTTGGCCCTCCTATGCCAGAACCAGGGCAAATACCAGGAGGTGGAGCAGTACTATGAACGTGCGCTGCACATTTACCAGAGCCAGCTGGGTCCAGACGATGCCAACGTAGCCAAGACCAAGAACAACCTG GCCTCCTGTTATCTCAAGCAGGGCAAATACAGGCAAGCTGAGGCTCTTTATAAAGAGATTCTGACTCGTGCTCATGAAATGGAATTTGGCTCAGTGGAGG ggGACGGCCGGCCGGTTTGGATACACGCAGAGGAGGGAAGCTCTAGACAG gatggTCTGGGAAGTCTGAAGCGCAGTGGGTCGTTCACCAAGCTCCGGGAATCTATAAGACGAAGCAGTGAGAAGCTTGTTCGGAAACTGAAAGGAGTTGGAACACAGGAAACAGCCCCTCGAGCTGCTGG gatGAAAAGAGCCAATTCTCTAAATGTGCTTAATGTGGGTCTCAAAGAAAGTCAAGAGGCTGCTATG AATCCCAATAGGCTGACAGATGCACGGGGTCTGAGTTCAAGCACGCAGAGTTTAGCACGCCGTGCGTCTCTGAGCGGTGACAGCTAA
- the ckmb gene encoding creatine kinase, muscle b — translation MTKNCNNDYKMKFSVDEEYPDLSQHNNHMAKVLTKDIYTKLRSKSTPSGFTLDDCIQTGVDNPGHPFIMTVGCVAGDEESYEVFKELFDPIISDRHGGYKPTDKHSTDLNWENLKGGDDLDPNYVMSTRVRTGRSIKGFTLPTTNSRGERRAVEKLSIEALNSLDGEFKGKYYPLKDMSDKEQEQLIADHFLFDKPVSPLLLAAGMARDWPDGRGIWHNDNKTFLVWVNEEDHLRVISMQKGGNMKEVFKRFCVGLQKIEDIFKKHNHGFMWNEHLGFILTCPSNLGTGLRGGVHVKLAKLSTHPKFEEILTRLRLQKRGTGGVDTASVGGVFDISNADRLGSSEVQQVQLVVDGVKLMVEMEKKLEKGESIDDMIPAQK, via the exons ATGACTAAGAACTGCAACAACGATTACAAGATGAAGTTCTCTGTGGACGAGGAGTACCCTGACCTCTCCCAGCACAACAACCACATGGCCAAGGTCCTGACTAAGGACATTTACACCAAGCTCAGGAGCAAGTCAACCCCCAGTGGATTCACCCTGGATGACTGCATCCAGACCGGCGTGGACAACCCTG GTCATCCCTTCATCATGACCGTTGGCTGTGTGGCTGGTGATGAGGAGTCCTACGAAGTCTTCAAGGAGTTGTTTGACCCCATCATTTCCGATCGTCACGGTGGCTACAAGCCCACCGACAAGCACTCTACTGATCTGAACTGGGAGAACCTGAAG GGTGGTGATGACCTTGACCCCAACTATGTTATGAGCACCCGTGTGCGTACCGGCCGCAGCATCAAGGGATTCACCCTGCCTACCACCAACAGCCGTGGTGAGCGTAGAGCTGTGGAGAAGCTGTCTATTGAGG CTCTGAACAGCCTGGATGGTGAGTTCAAGGGCAAGTACTACCCTCTTAAGGACATGAGTGACAAGGAACAGGAGCAGCTCATTGCTGACCACTTCCTGTTTGACAAACCTGTGTCCCCCCTGCTGTTGGCTGCTGGCATGGCTCGTGACTGGCCTGACGGTAGAGGCATCTGGCACAATGACAACAAGACCTTCCTTGTGTGGGTGAATGAGGAGGATCACCTGCGTGTCATCTCCATGCAGAAGGGTGGCAACATGAAGGAGGTCTTCAAGAGGTTCTGCGTTGGCCTGCAGAAG ATTGAGGACATCTTCAAGAAGCATAACCACGGTTTCATGTGGAACGAGCATCTTGGTTTCATCCTGACCTGCCCCTCTAACTTGGGTACCGGCCTGCGTGGTGGTGTCCACGTCAAGCTGGCCAAACTCAGCACACATCCCAAATTTGAGGAGATCCTGACCAGACTGCGTCTTCAGAAGCGTGGCACAG GTGGTGTGGATACTGCCTCTGTCGGTGGTGTGTTCGACATCTCCAACGCTGACCGTCTGGGCTCCTCCGAGGTGCAGCAGGTGCAGCTGGTGGTTGATGGTGTGAAGCTCATGGTTGAAATGGAAAAGAAACTGGAGAAGGGCGAGTCCATCGATGACATGATCCCTGCCCAGAAGTAA